The DNA sequence CCGGCGTCGACCAGCACGCCAGTTCCAGGGCCAGCCGTGCCAGCTCCGCCGTCCGGATCTCCGGCTCGGGGTACGCGGGCAGCGTGGCCTGCTCGTGCTCCGCCCAGCAGCGGTAGACCCGGCCCGGCGCCTCACGTCCGGCGCGCCCCGCCCGTTGCGCGGCCACCGCCGCCGACACCCGGACCGTGGCCAGGCCGGGCAGCCCGCGCCGGTGGTCGACGCGCGGCACCCGCGCCAGCCCCGAGTCGACGACCGCGCGCACCCCCGGCACGGTCAGGCTCGACTCGGCCACCGCCGTCGCCAGCACGACGCGCCGTCGCGCACGCGGCCGCAGCGCGTCGTCCTGCTGCGCCGCCGTAAGCCGTCCGTGCAGCGGGAGAACGTCCACATCAGACAGACGCAGGAGCCCGGAGGTCCGCGCGATCTCCCCCGCGCCCGGCAGGAAGGCCAGCACGTCACCGTCCCCTTCGGACAGTGCGGTCCGCACGGCGCGCGCCACCGCGGGCTCGGCGCGCTCATTCCGCGCAGGCGGCAGGTAGGACGTCGTGACCGGATAGGTCCGCGCGGACGCCTCGATCACCGGCGCGTCACCGAGCAGCGTGGCCAGCCGGCCGGACGCCACCGTCGCCGACGTCGCCAGCAGCCGCAGGTCGTCGCGCAGGCCGGCGCGGACGTCCAGGAGCAGCGCGAGCAGCAGGTCCGCGTCCAGGTGCCGCTCGTGGCACTCGTCCAGCAGCACCGTCGCCACCCCGGGCAGCTCGGGGTCGCCCTGCACCCGCCGCACCAGCAGCCCCGACGTCACGACCTCGACGCGCGTGCGCGAGGACACCTTCCGGTCGCCGCGCACGGCGTACCCGACGGTCTCGCCGACCGGCTCGCCCAGGATCGCCGCCATCCGCCCCGCCGCGGCCCGCGCGGCCAGCCGCCGTGGCTCGGCGACGACGACCCGGCCGTCGCCGGACATCAGGGCCAGCGGCACCAGCGTCGTCTTGCCGGTGCCGGGCGGCGCCACGAGGACCGCGGTGCCGTGCGCGTCCAACGCGGCGAGCACGTCGGGCAGCACGGCCCGCACGGGCAGGTCGGGCAGTTTCACTTCTCGGTGACCTCAGGGGGTGGGGGCAGCTGGTAACCGGACGGGCCGATGTTCGCGTTGAGCGAGCGCAGCCATTCACCCGAAGAGACCATCCGGCCGATCGCGTCGTCGATCTTGCTCACCCCCTGCGTGTCGCCCTTCCGCAGGCCGACGCCGTAGTTCTCCTTCGAGAACGGCTTCCCGACGACCTTCAGCAGCTCGGGGTCCCGCGCGACGTAGCCTGCCAGGATCACGCCGTCGGTCGTCACGGCGTCGATCTGCCCGGCCAGCAACGCCGTCACGCAGTCCGGGTACCGCGGGTACTCGACCAGCTGGACGGCCTGGGCGAACTTGTCCTTGACCTGCTGGGCGGGCGTCGAGCCGGTGACCGAGCAGAGCTTGCGCGAGTTGAGCGTCTCCGGCCCGGTGATGTCGGCCGCCGTGCGCCGGACCAGCAGGTCCTGCCCCGTCGTGAAGTACGGCCCGGCGAACGACACCTGCTGCTTGCGCTTGTCGGTGATCGAATAGGTCGCCACGACCAGGTCGACCGTCCCGGAGGCGAGGTCCGTCTCCCGCGTCGCCGACGTCGTCTCGCGCCACGTGATGTCCTTCGCGTCGACGCCGAGCTCACCCGCCACAAAAGTTGCGACGTCGACATCAAAACCGACGAACCGGCCGTCCACGGTGTGCTCCGACAGGCCCGGGGCGTCGAACCGGATACCGATGGTCAGGTGATCCGTGGCACTGGCGCGGGCCACCACGGAGTCGGTCGGCGAAACGTGGGCGGGACCGCACGCGGCCACCGTGACCAGCAGCAACGCCGAAGAGACCAGCACGCGCCACCGCATCCCGCCGCTCCCTCCGCCCCCGTCGGGCCCTCACGCAGTTCTCAGGTCGTCCCGTTAGCCTAAGTGTGTGGTGCGACCGTCCCAACCCGTGCTGGACGCCGTCGGCACGCTCGCCCGGCTCGGGCTGGCGGCCGTCTGGCTCGTTTCCGGTGCCGTGAAGCTGGCCGATCCGGGTCAGACGTTGATCGCCGTCCAGGCGTACGACGTGCTGCCCGGCGCCCTCGTGAACGTCGTGGCGGTCGCGCTGCCGCTCGTCGAGCTCGTGCTCGGGCTGTTCCTGCTCGCAGGCCTGGCGACCCGGTGGGTCGCCGGCGCCGCGCTGGTGCTGCTCGTGGTGCTCATCGCCGGCATCGCCCAGTCGTGGGCGCGCGGGCTGAGCATCGACTGCGGGTGCTTCGGCGGCGGCGGCCAGGTGGCGGCGGGGCAGACCGCGTACCCCCAGGAAATCCTCCGCGACTCCGGTTTCGCGCTGCTGGCCGTATGGCTGCTGGCGCGGCCGCGCACCTGGCTGTCGATCGACGGCTGGCTGGCGCGAGGTCGCGGGAACTCTGTCGAACCCGGGCCCGACTACTCGGGTATCGCGGAAGGGAATTGATTCACAGTGGGTGGAGCTGAGCGGACCGCTCGGAAGCGTCGTCAGGCCGCGCAGGCCGGGGGAGCGAGGGCGGTGGCCCAGGCCAGGGGCGCGTCCGGGGACAAGCGGAAGTGGATCATCGGGATCGCCGCCGTGGTCGTCGTGGCCGCGCTCGTGATCGGCGGCGTGATCTGGACGATCTCCGACAAGAACAAGACCGAAGGCCAGGTCATCAACCCCGGCCAGAACACCAGCGCGCTGGCCGCCGACGTCACCCAGACGCGCGACGGCGTGGTGGTCACGGTCGGCAAGACCGGCGCGAAGTCGTCGATCGACGTCTACGCCGACTTCCTCTGCCCCATCTGCGGCACGTTCGAGAAGAACAACAAGACGCAAATCGAGCAGGCGGTCAACGACGGCAAGCTGGCGGTGCGCTACCACATGGTGCCGCTGCTCAACGACCGTTCGAGCCCGCCCGGCTACTCGCTCGACTCGGCGAACGCGGCGCTCGCCGCGGCCGACGCCGGCAAGTTCCTCCAGTTCCACGACGCGCTGTACGCGAACCAGCCCGAAGAGGGCAAGCGCGGCTACGACAAGGCGCAGCTGATCGACCTGGGCAAGAACGTCGGCATCACCGACCCGAAGTTCGCCCAGACGGTCAACGCCGGCACCTACAACGACCAGATCAACGCCGCGTTCCAGCAGATCGAAAACGACCCGAAGCTGGCGCAGGACTTCGGCGGCGGCCAGAGCGGTTTCGGCACACCGACGGTCGTGTCGAACGGTGCGATCGTCAACTGGCAGGACCAGGGCTGGCTCGGCGGGGTGCTCGGCTGAGTCCGGGCAATTCGCCCACTCGGGTACGGAACCTGGTCTAGGCTTGTCCCGCAGGGTGGGGAACCGGGGGTGGCGCGCGCACGTCGCATCCCTGGTGACAGGGAGGGCCAGTGGACGGTTCGCATTCGGGGTTTCACGTCGACGACGGCGCGTACACGCGGTACGCGCGCGAAGTCGATCCGCTCGGTGAAGACGTCAAAGGCGCGGCCGACAAGCACGTCGGCCCGCACGTGACGCTCGGTGGCCACGGCTTCTCGGAGATGGGCGGCGAGTCCGGCTTCTCCGGCGCCTATACCGGCCGGATGCGGGCGCTGCAGGAGAAGCTGCACCGCGTCGGCGGTGGCTGGAGCCAGATGGGTGACGCCGCCCGCCAGACCGACCGCAACTACGCCGGTGTCGAGGCCGAGCACGGCGACGTCGTCCGGCGGCTTGGGACGGACCTCACGTGACCGAGCACGCCGACCTGCTCGTCCGGCACGGCCTGGACACCACGAACCAGTTCGCGGACAAACTGCGCCACGACCCGGCCGCGATCAGCGGCGCACGCGACGGGCACGTCGCGCTGCAGACGTCGATGGGCAAGACCCACGACACCGCGTCGGCGCAGCGCGTCACCCTGACTTCGGCCAGTTCCGGCTCGACGACCGACCGCGCCACCGCGACGTCCAAGAGCCTGGAGCAGGAAGTCCAGGACCTGCTCGACGAGAGCGCCGAGATCGAGAGGGCCGTCGCCGAGGCGGCCGAGACGCTGAACCTGGGCCAGATCAAGAACGACCAGGTCCGCGACCAGATCATCAAGGAGATCTCGGCGTCGATGAAGGCGCTGGCGGCCGTCAAGAGCATCCAGCCGCCGGAGAGCCGCGGCGCCGCGTCGCGCGACATCCTGATGAAGCTGCAGACCAAGATCAGCCAGCTGACCGGCCAGGCCGCGACGTTCAGCGAGCAGACCATCAACCAGCTCACCGACATCGGCACCAAGCTCGGTGGCCCGGAACAGACGACGTCGGCGAGCAGCGCGTCCGACACCAAGGTCGGCCAGTCCTTCAACAGCAACAGCGGGTACTCCGGCGGCGGTTCCGATAGCGGGGGCGGCGGCGGTGGGGGAGTCGGCGGCGGTGGTGGCGGCGCCGTGCACAAGCCGCGGCTGCCGGTCGCGGTCCCGCCGCAGCCCGGCACCGGCGTCGGCATCAACCTGCCCGGCGGCAAGACCGTCATGGCGCCCAACGAAACCGCCGCGAAGGCCGTGCGCAACGCGCTTTCCCAGCTGGGCGTGCCGTACGTCTGGGGTGGCACCGCGCGCGGCCAGGGCCTCGACTGCAGCGGCCTGACCATGACGTCGTACCAGGACGCGGGCCTGCAGTTGCCGCGGACGGCGGCGCAGCAGACGGTCGGCGCCGAGGTGCCCTCGATCGACCAGCTGCTGCCCGGCGACCTGGTCGTCTGGTCCGGGCACGTGGCGATGGTGATCGGCGACGGCCAGATGGTCGAGGCCGGCGACCCGGTCCAGATCAGCAAGATCCGCACCACGAACGCGGGACAGTCGTTCATCGGGTTCTACCGGCCGACGGGGTAACTTCGCACAGTGGCTGACTTCGACATGGATCTGGCCGCGTCCCGCGTCGCCGAGCAGGCGGACCGCGCGGGCGCGGAGGCTTCCGCGCGCTTCGAGCGCTCGGGCCCGGTGGTGGGCAAGGCGGCCTCCGGCGACGGCGCCATCGAGGTCCAGGTCGCGCCCGGCGGGCTGCTCACGGGCCTGACGATCCACCGCTCCGCGCTGCGGCACGGGTCGTCGGTGATCGCCGACCAGATCCTCGAGCTGGCCCAGCGCGCGACCCGCCGCGCGGGCGACCGGATGTACCACGCGCTGGCCCCGGTCGTGGACGCGTCGCAGCTGGAAACCCTGGGCTACGAACCGATCCCGGACGACGACCCGGACGCCGAGTCCGTCTCCTACGGAAGGTGAGCGCGATGCCCACGACGCGTCAGCTGATTTCCCAGGCCCGGGCCCGCGAAGAGGCGCTGGCCAAGGTGGACGAGCTGCTCGCATCGGCGTCCGGCACGGCCCACGACCTCGACGGCCAGGTCGAGGTGACGGTCGACGCCCGCGGCAAGCTCCTGCGGGTGTGGCTGGCACCGTCGGCGGTGAACCTGGGTGAGCGTCTCGGGCCGTTGGTGGTGGAGATCGCCCAGGCGGCCATGCGCGAGGCGACCCAGGACGGCTACAACAAGGTCGCGCTGCTGCTGGGCGAGGACATGACGTTCATGATCGAGCAGATGACGGGCCTGCCCGCGCCGGCCCGAGCCGAGGACGACGACCCGGGCATGACGGTGGCGGAGTTCCAGCGGCTGCGCGAGGAACGCCTCGGCTCCGCTCCTCCCGCAGCTTCTGCTGCTCCCGCTCCCGCTTCGAGTGTCGAGGACGAAGACGCGTACTGGGACACGTTCGACCCGGCTTCCCTGCGCTCGGACCGCTGACCGGTTCCGAGCAGCCCCCGTTTTCCACGCTACCGCCGGCCACCGACAGTTCCGCTCGGGGCGTTCGGGGTCAGGTCAGCTGGGCGGTGGAGGTGGCGCCGTCCAGGGATGGCGGAGCAAGCCTCCCAGCGTCAGCTCGCTGACCGTTGTGCGCTTCGCCGCGTCCTCGTCCGTGAGGCCGCGGACCAGGACCTGCAGCCGTGGCCGGTCGGTTCACGACCGGAACCCGCAGTCCCGGTGAGTGGCAACCGAGATCGCCCAGAGGTCTGGACCAGCTGCCGATATATATGCATTAATTCAAGGCGTGAATTTTGGTCTCTCGACGAGGAGGACCCGGATGGGTCTCGGACGCGGACTGGCCATCGGCACACTGGCCGTCGGGCTGCTGGTGACGTCGGAAACCCCCGCCCTCGCCGGGAACGGCCCGGCGTACAAGGACTCCTGGCGGCCCGTCAAGGTCCGGGTGGCCGATCTGCTCGGCCGCATGTCGCTCGACGACAAGCTCGGCCAGATGATGCAGGCCGAACGCCTCGGCGTGAAATCCCCGGCCGACGTCACCACCGGGCGTCTCGGCTCGCTGCTCTCCGGCGGCAGCTCGCAGCCGACGCCGAACACGCCGGTGACCTGGGCCGACATGTACGACGGCTTCCAGAAGGCCGCGCTCGCGACGCCGCTGGGCATCCCGCTCGTCTACGGTGTCGACGCCGTCCACGGCCACAACGGCGTCTACGGCGCGACTGTCTTCCCGCACAACATCGGCCTCGGCGCGTCGCGCGATCCGCGGCTGGTGCAGAAGATCGGCCGCGCCACCGCGGAAGAGGTCTCCGGCACCGGCATCGACTGGGACTTCGCGCCCTGCCTGTGCGTCGCCCGCAACGACCGCTGGGGCCGCACCTACGAGTCGTTCGGCGAGGTCCCGCAGCTGGCCACCGAGATGTCGACGGTCATCACCGGCTTGCAGGGAACGAGACTCGACCAGCCCGGTTCGGTCATGGCCACCGCCAAGCACTACGTCGGCGACGGCGGCACGACCGGCGGCGTCAACGAGGGCAACACCGAGATCAGCGAGCAGGAACTGCGCACGGTCCACCTGCCGCCGTTCAAGGCCGCCGTCGACCGCGGGGTCGGCTCGGTGATGATCTCCTACAGCAGCTGGAACGGCGTCAAGATGCACGCCGGCTCGTACCTGATCAACGACGTCCTCAAGAAGGAACTGGGCTTCAAGGGGATCGTCGTCTCGGACTACAACGGCATCGACAAGATCGACGGCAAGACCGGCTTCACCCCGGAAGAGGTCGAGGCCTCGATCAACGCCGGCATCGACATGGTGATGGTGCCGTACAACTGGCAGACGTTCATCGACACGCTGCGCACACTGGTGCAGCAGGGCCGGGTGCCGCTGTCGCGCATCGACGACGCGAACCGCCGCATCCTCACCAAGAAGTTCGAGCTCGGCCTGTTCGAGCACCCGCTGACCGACCGGCGGTTCCTGAAGACCATCGGCAGCAAGGACCACCGCGATCTGGCCCGCCAGGCCGTCCGGGAATCCCAGGTGCTGCTGAAGAACGACCACCACGTGCTGCCGCTCTCGAAGCACGGAAAGATCTTCGTGGCGGGCAAGAACGCGGACGACATGGGCAACCAGTCCGGCGGCTGGACGGTCGGCTGGCAGGGCACCAGCGGTCCGGTCATCCCCGGCACCACGATCCTGCAGGGCATCAGGAGCAGCTCCTCGAAGGTGACCTACGCCAAGGACGGCACGGGGATCGACCAGAGCTACGACGTCGCCGTCGCGGTCGTGGGGGAAACGCCCTACGCCGAAACGAAGGGCGACCGTCCACAAGGGATGGGCCTGGACGAGACAGACCTTGCGACGCTGCAGAAGCTGAAGGACTCCGGCGTGCCGACGGTCGTCGTCCTGGTGTCCGGGCGGCCGCTCGACATCGCTGCGCAGGTGAGGGACTGGGCCGGGCTCGTCGAGTCGTGGCTGCCGGGCAGCGAGGGCGCCGGTGTCGCCGACGTCCTCTTCGGCGACTACAACCCGACCGGGAAGCTGCCGGTGACCTGGATGCGCAGCGCCGGCCAGCAGCCGATCAACGTCGGCGACGGCCGGCCCGCGCTGTTCCCGTTCGGCTACGGCCTCCACTACCCCCGCCATTGGTGATCGGTCCCCGCCCCCACCGGAAGGAACACGCATGCCGTCCAGAACCCGCCGCCCCCTGATCCGGATACTGGCGTTCTTCGCCGCGCTGCTGGGGCTCAGCCTCGGCAGCCCGGCGGCCCCCGTCGCGCACGCCGCGACGCCGTTCAAAGTGCTCGCCTTCTACAGCGGCACCTACGACGCCGCGCACATCAGCTTCGAAAAAGAGGCCAACGTCTGGTTCCCGCAGCAGGCGGCGGCCAACGGCTTCACCTACACCTCGACGACCAACTGGAACCAGCTGACGTCCATCACCCCGGACCAGTACCAGGTCGTGCTGTTCCTCGACGACCAGCCGCAATCGCAGGCGCAGTTCCAGGGCTTCCAGCGGTACATGCAGGCCGGCGGCGGGTTCTACGGCTTCCACGTCACGGCCTACAACGACAGCTCGACGCCGTCGTACGCCAACTGGTTCCACAACGACTTCCTCGGCACCGGCCGGTTCACCACGAACACGTGGGGCCCGACGCCGGAGACGCTGAAGATCGAGAACCGCACGCACCCGTCGACGGTGAACCTGCCGGCGACGATCAGGTCCTCGACGTCCGAGTGGTACGCCTGGCAGAACGACCTGCGCCAGAACAGCAACATCACCATCCTGGCGTCGATGGACCAGTCCACGTTCCCGATCGGCACCGACCCGAGCCAGACCTGGAACAGCGGGTACTACCCGATTTCGTGGACCAACAAGAACTACAAGATGATCTACTCGAACTTCGGCCACAACGCGATGAACTACGACACGAACACCGCGCTGTCGTCGACGTTCGAGAGCGCCGACCAGAACCGGTTCCTGCTCGACGGCCTCAAGTGGCTCGGTGGCGGCGGCACGACCACCCCGCCGCCGGACGGCTCGATCGACCCGTCGGCCTGGTACGCCGTGTCGAACAAGGCGAACGGCAAGTGCGTCGACGCGCGGGCCGCGGCCAGCGCCAACGGCACCGTGATCCAGCAGTACGCCTGCAACGGCACCACGGCGCAGCAGTTCCAGTTCGCGCCGACCAGCGGCGGGTACGACCGGATCAACAACCGGAACAACGCCGCCCAGGTCATCGACGTCGCGAACGTGGCGACGACCGACAACGCCGGCCTGCAGCTGTGGGCCTACGGCGGCGGTGACAACCAGCAGTGGCAGCCGGTGTCGGAAGGCAGCGGGTACTACCACTTCGCCGTCCGGCACACGGGCAAGTGCCTGACCGTGCCGGCATCGTCCACAGCGGACAGTGTCCAGCTGGTCCAGTCGACGTGCAACGGCAGCGCGGCGCAGTCGTTCAAGGTCGGCTAGAGGGAAAGTCCGTGAAGGCCGCCTTGAGGGACTCAGAGTCCCTCAAGGTGGCCTTCACGGACTTCAGCGCCAGGTGGCCTGGAGGCGGATCACCAGGACGGCCAGGGTGAGCAGCGCGACGGCCAGGAGTGCGCCCGCCGAGCGGGTGGTGTCGCGGGCGCCCCAGGCCAGGGCCGCAGGGAGGACGGCCAAGGAAGTGAGCAGGTAGGCCACGTGCGTGCCGGGTTCCGCCGGGTGGTGAGCGGAGGCCAAGCCGGCGATCGCTTGGGCGAGCAGGGCCAGTTCGATCAGGACGGCCAGCGGGCGCCAGGGTGGCCAGCGGTAGCGGCCGAGCGCCGCGGTGACCAGGGCGAAGACGCCAGCGAGCAGGCAGAGCATCGTCGTCGCGAAGGCCAGGGGCTCGATCACGCCCGGCGTGCTTTGCGGCGACGGCGTTTCGTGCCCAGGCGGAAGAGCCACGTCGAGATGCCGGTGAGCATCAGCGCGAGGGGCGCCAGGCCGAGGACGACCCAGACGAGCCGCCACCAGCCGTCGACGAGCCAGCCGAAGTGCGCGGCCTCGAAGACCTTGCTGTAGAAGCGGTTGGCCGTCGGCTCCGGGGCAGCGTCCACAGAGGACACGTGGGTGGCGTCGTGGCTGTCGACGTACACCGTGCGGTCGCCGCCGAAGAACGCGCGGGCGCCGTAGGGCTGGTAGCCGTCATCCGCGATCGACACCGAGTAGTAGTCCGTGCCCTCGGCGGGCGGGACGAGGTAGCGGACGGTGCCGGGAGACGCGGCCAGCGCGGCCGACGACGCCTGGTCGATGCCGATCTCCGGGGTGCCGGGCGCGGCCGGGTTCGCCGTGAAGCTGTATTTCGCCTCGTCCGGCGTGGTGCCGCCGGTGATCGCGAGCCACGCGTTTTCCACCGGCGGCAGGTAGAAGGCGGCGCCGGTGACGCCCCACATCAGCACGAACGGCACCGACACGAGGCCGATCACGTTGTGCAGGTCGTAGTCGCGCGCGAAGCGGCCCTTGCCGAGCCGGACGCGGAAGCCGTGCGAGAACTTCTTGAACCCCGGCCACCAGACGACGATCCCGGTGATCGCCAGCAGGATCATCAGCAGCCCGAGGACGACCAGGATCAGCAGGCCCCAGTTGGTGCCGGGCGGCCAGGCGAAGCCGATCGACGGCACCGGCGCGGCCAGCCACGACACGTACCCCGGATCGTCCTTGCAGGTGAACGCGCAGTCGTGCAGGTTCGTCAGCCAGCCCATGACGCCGTCGGTGAGCTTCTGCGGCCCGGTGATGTGCCCGCTGCCGGGGTCGACGGCGTAGGCCGTGGTGTAGTCGGTGTCGCCGACGGCGATGATCCCGCCGTCGTTGCTCACCCAGGCCGCGGCGAACTCCGGGTGCGCCTGCTTGACGAGGTCGCGCGCCTGCTGCGGGCCGAGCGGGTGCGCGCTCTCGGTGTGCGCGTAGAAGTCGCCGTGCGTGGCCCGGAAGTACTCGGCGCGGTAGAGCAGGATGACCCCGGCGGTGGTCTCGAGGACCAGCAGCAGCCCGAGCACCAGCGACGTCCACCGGTGCGTGACGACCAGCGCGCGTCGTACGGGCTTGCGCCGGTACCAGCGCCGTACCGCGCGTTTTGGTGGATCGGTCCTGGTCAGAGCAGGTGCTTCGGCAGTCATGACGTCCCCCGGGCTTCGTGAAGATCGAAGTGAGGTTAGCCTTGCTTAACCTTGATTGTCTTCCGTCCTTCGGTGGATGTGCGGCGAGTCACCGCGGCACTAACATGAAGTTCCTTCATGAATGGGGAAGCGATGCGGCGCAGCTCAGTCCTCGTGGTCCTGACGGTGCTCGCGGGTCTTCTCGCGGGGACGTCGCCGGCGGTCGCCGTCACCCAGCCGTTCTTCTGGGGTGTCGCGACCTCGGGTTACCAAGCGGAGGGTTCGGCACCCGACAGCAACTGGCGCCGCTACGAGCAGGCGAAGACGTCGTCGATCAAGGAGCCCTACCGCGAGTCCGTCGACTTCCGGCACAACTACGTGGCGGACATCGACCGCGCGAAGCAACTCGGCGTGAACGTGTTCCGCTTCAGCGTCGAGTGGGCCCGGATCGAACCCCGCCCGGGCCAGGTCGACGAGACCGAGCTGGCGTACTACGACGACGTCGTCCGGCACGTCCTCGACGCCGGGATGCGGCCGATGATCACCCTCGACCACTGGGTCTACCCCGGCTGGGTCGCCGACCAGGGCGGCTGGGACAGCGACCGCACGGTCGACGCCTGGCTGGCCAACGCCCGCCGCGTCGTCGACCGCTACAAGGGCCTCGGCGCGCTGTGGATCACGATCAACGAGCCGACCGTCTACCTGCAGAACGAGACCGCCAACGGCGGGCTCGCCGGGTGGAAGCTGCCGTGGGCGCAGGCCCGGCTGGTGCGCGTCCACCGTGCCGCGTACGACCTGATCCACCAGCTGGATCCCGGCGCGCTCGTGTCCAGCAACACCGCGTACGTCCCGGCGGTGCAGGGGGTGCTGGACGCGTCGTTCCTCGATCAGGTGCGCGACAAGCTCGACTTCGCCGGCCTGGACTACTACTACGGCGCGAGCCTCGACAACCTCAGCGCGATCCACGCGGCGAGCGGCGAGTTCTGGAAGGTGACACCGCAGCCGGACGGGATCTACTACGCGCTGCGGTACTACGCGCGGAAGTTCCCGGGGCTGCCGCTGTACGTCGTCGAGAACGGCATGCCGACCGACAACGGCAACGCGCGCCCGGACGGCTACACGCGCTCGGACCACCTGCGTGACCACATCTACTGGGTGCAGCGCGCGAAGGCCGACGGCATGAACGTGATCGGCTACAACTACTGGAGCCTCACCGACAACTACGAGTGGGGCAGCTACCAGCCCCGCTTCGGTCTGTACACAGTGGACGCCGCCACCGACCCGTCGCTGACCCGGCGCCCGACGGACGCGGTCACGACGTACCGCCAGCTGATCGACGGCCACGGCGTCCCGGCCGGCTACACGCCGGTGCGGCCGCCGGGCTTCTGCTCGGTCGTCGACGGCCTGGGCAGCTGCCTCGACCCCGCGCGCTACCCAGGCCCGCTGGCCCCGCTTAGCTGACCCCACCTGCCACTTGTGTAACAAAAAGCCGAGCTTTCGCTAGGAAAGATGCGTCTTCTGGGCTTGATAAATACATGCCGGTCTGTATGTTTGTTGCATGGCGAACAAGGTGTACGTCGTCGGCGTCGGGATGACGAAGT is a window from the Amycolatopsis sp. NBC_00355 genome containing:
- a CDS encoding glycoside hydrolase family 3 protein yields the protein MGLGRGLAIGTLAVGLLVTSETPALAGNGPAYKDSWRPVKVRVADLLGRMSLDDKLGQMMQAERLGVKSPADVTTGRLGSLLSGGSSQPTPNTPVTWADMYDGFQKAALATPLGIPLVYGVDAVHGHNGVYGATVFPHNIGLGASRDPRLVQKIGRATAEEVSGTGIDWDFAPCLCVARNDRWGRTYESFGEVPQLATEMSTVITGLQGTRLDQPGSVMATAKHYVGDGGTTGGVNEGNTEISEQELRTVHLPPFKAAVDRGVGSVMISYSSWNGVKMHAGSYLINDVLKKELGFKGIVVSDYNGIDKIDGKTGFTPEEVEASINAGIDMVMVPYNWQTFIDTLRTLVQQGRVPLSRIDDANRRILTKKFELGLFEHPLTDRRFLKTIGSKDHRDLARQAVRESQVLLKNDHHVLPLSKHGKIFVAGKNADDMGNQSGGWTVGWQGTSGPVIPGTTILQGIRSSSSKVTYAKDGTGIDQSYDVAVAVVGETPYAETKGDRPQGMGLDETDLATLQKLKDSGVPTVVVLVSGRPLDIAAQVRDWAGLVESWLPGSEGAGVADVLFGDYNPTGKLPVTWMRSAGQQPINVGDGRPALFPFGYGLHYPRHW
- a CDS encoding MauE/DoxX family redox-associated membrane protein, which translates into the protein MLDAVGTLARLGLAAVWLVSGAVKLADPGQTLIAVQAYDVLPGALVNVVAVALPLVELVLGLFLLAGLATRWVAGAALVLLVVLIAGIAQSWARGLSIDCGCFGGGGQVAAGQTAYPQEILRDSGFALLAVWLLARPRTWLSIDGWLARGRGNSVEPGPDYSGIAEGN
- a CDS encoding ThuA domain-containing protein, with the protein product MPSRTRRPLIRILAFFAALLGLSLGSPAAPVAHAATPFKVLAFYSGTYDAAHISFEKEANVWFPQQAAANGFTYTSTTNWNQLTSITPDQYQVVLFLDDQPQSQAQFQGFQRYMQAGGGFYGFHVTAYNDSSTPSYANWFHNDFLGTGRFTTNTWGPTPETLKIENRTHPSTVNLPATIRSSTSEWYAWQNDLRQNSNITILASMDQSTFPIGTDPSQTWNSGYYPISWTNKNYKMIYSNFGHNAMNYDTNTALSSTFESADQNRFLLDGLKWLGGGGTTTPPPDGSIDPSAWYAVSNKANGKCVDARAAASANGTVIQQYACNGTTAQQFQFAPTSGGYDRINNRNNAAQVIDVANVATTDNAGLQLWAYGGGDNQQWQPVSEGSGYYHFAVRHTGKCLTVPASSTADSVQLVQSTCNGSAAQSFKVG
- a CDS encoding glutamate ABC transporter substrate-binding protein, with translation MRWRVLVSSALLLVTVAACGPAHVSPTDSVVARASATDHLTIGIRFDAPGLSEHTVDGRFVGFDVDVATFVAGELGVDAKDITWRETTSATRETDLASGTVDLVVATYSITDKRKQQVSFAGPYFTTGQDLLVRRTAADITGPETLNSRKLCSVTGSTPAQQVKDKFAQAVQLVEYPRYPDCVTALLAGQIDAVTTDGVILAGYVARDPELLKVVGKPFSKENYGVGLRKGDTQGVSKIDDAIGRMVSSGEWLRSLNANIGPSGYQLPPPPEVTEK
- a CDS encoding YbaB/EbfC family nucleoid-associated protein, whose protein sequence is MPTTRQLISQARAREEALAKVDELLASASGTAHDLDGQVEVTVDARGKLLRVWLAPSAVNLGERLGPLVVEIAQAAMREATQDGYNKVALLLGEDMTFMIEQMTGLPAPARAEDDDPGMTVAEFQRLREERLGSAPPAASAAPAPASSVEDEDAYWDTFDPASLRSDR
- a CDS encoding YbaB/EbfC family DNA-binding protein produces the protein MADFDMDLAASRVAEQADRAGAEASARFERSGPVVGKAASGDGAIEVQVAPGGLLTGLTIHRSALRHGSSVIADQILELAQRATRRAGDRMYHALAPVVDASQLETLGYEPIPDDDPDAESVSYGR
- a CDS encoding DsbA family protein, which gives rise to MAQARGASGDKRKWIIGIAAVVVVAALVIGGVIWTISDKNKTEGQVINPGQNTSALAADVTQTRDGVVVTVGKTGAKSSIDVYADFLCPICGTFEKNNKTQIEQAVNDGKLAVRYHMVPLLNDRSSPPGYSLDSANAALAAADAGKFLQFHDALYANQPEEGKRGYDKAQLIDLGKNVGITDPKFAQTVNAGTYNDQINAAFQQIENDPKLAQDFGGGQSGFGTPTVVSNGAIVNWQDQGWLGGVLG
- a CDS encoding C40 family peptidase, whose protein sequence is MTEHADLLVRHGLDTTNQFADKLRHDPAAISGARDGHVALQTSMGKTHDTASAQRVTLTSASSGSTTDRATATSKSLEQEVQDLLDESAEIERAVAEAAETLNLGQIKNDQVRDQIIKEISASMKALAAVKSIQPPESRGAASRDILMKLQTKISQLTGQAATFSEQTINQLTDIGTKLGGPEQTTSASSASDTKVGQSFNSNSGYSGGGSDSGGGGGGGVGGGGGGAVHKPRLPVAVPPQPGTGVGINLPGGKTVMAPNETAAKAVRNALSQLGVPYVWGGTARGQGLDCSGLTMTSYQDAGLQLPRTAAQQTVGAEVPSIDQLLPGDLVVWSGHVAMVIGDGQMVEAGDPVQISKIRTTNAGQSFIGFYRPTG
- a CDS encoding PepSY-associated TM helix domain-containing protein, which produces MTAEAPALTRTDPPKRAVRRWYRRKPVRRALVVTHRWTSLVLGLLLVLETTAGVILLYRAEYFRATHGDFYAHTESAHPLGPQQARDLVKQAHPEFAAAWVSNDGGIIAVGDTDYTTAYAVDPGSGHITGPQKLTDGVMGWLTNLHDCAFTCKDDPGYVSWLAAPVPSIGFAWPPGTNWGLLILVVLGLLMILLAITGIVVWWPGFKKFSHGFRVRLGKGRFARDYDLHNVIGLVSVPFVLMWGVTGAAFYLPPVENAWLAITGGTTPDEAKYSFTANPAAPGTPEIGIDQASSAALAASPGTVRYLVPPAEGTDYYSVSIADDGYQPYGARAFFGGDRTVYVDSHDATHVSSVDAAPEPTANRFYSKVFEAAHFGWLVDGWWRLVWVVLGLAPLALMLTGISTWLFRLGTKRRRRKARRA